One part of the Remersonia thermophila strain ATCC 22073 chromosome 7, whole genome shotgun sequence genome encodes these proteins:
- a CDS encoding mitochondrial 54S ribosomal protein bL17m, which translates to MAGGHMKYRQLSRSSAHRQALLRNLVTSLIKNESIHTTWPKAKEAQRLAEKLITLAKKNTEVSRRKAQGILYTPHDLLPKLFGEIRERYLNRPGGYTRVLRTEPKNKYIADQAPSAILELVDGPKDMRFAMTAAAVARDRALGKDHSELTRKNIDKVTRFRQNGRDEFEEMVDKVEALKLGVEGEAAKA; encoded by the exons atggcgggcgggcacATGAAGTACCGGCAGCtgtcgcgctcctcggcgcaCCGACAAGCCCTGCTCCGCAACCTCGTCACCTCCCTCATCAAGAACGAGTCGATCCACACCACCTggcccaaggccaaggaagcCCAGCGtctggccgagaagctcatCACGCTCGCCAAGAAGAACACCGAAGTCTCGAGGAGGAAAGCCCAGGGTATCCTCTAC acaccCCACGACCTCCTCCCCAAGCTCTTCGGCGAGATCCGCGAGCGCTACCTCaaccgccccggcggctACACGCGCGTGCTCCGCACCGAGCCCAAGAACAAGTACATCGCCGACCAGGCGCCGagcgccatcctcgagctggtcgacggGCCCAAGGACATGCGCTtcgccatgacggccgccgccgtggcgcggGACCGCGCGCTGGGCAAGGACCACTCGGAGCTGACGCGAAAGAACATCGACAAGGTGACGAGGTTTCGGCAGAACGGGCGCGACGAGTTTGAGGAGATGGTGGACAAGGTCGAGGCGTTGAAGCTCGGGGTCGAGGGagaggcggccaaggcgtga